One part of the Cupriavidus oxalaticus genome encodes these proteins:
- a CDS encoding DUF6788 family protein gives MQDIPSSTLRKRRAQLLKQMPALDTLLRGSLIERYKRCGKPGCKCADGPGHGPKYYLSVSFPGRRPQMDYVPQADYADVSEHLTNYHRVREIIEEICEINRELLRRREAL, from the coding sequence GCAAGATATTCCGTCGTCCACTCTACGCAAACGCCGCGCGCAATTGCTCAAGCAAATGCCGGCGTTGGACACGCTCTTGCGGGGCTCGCTCATCGAACGCTACAAGCGCTGTGGCAAGCCTGGCTGCAAGTGCGCCGACGGCCCCGGTCATGGCCCCAAGTACTACTTATCGGTGAGTTTCCCCGGGCGCCGGCCGCAAATGGACTACGTGCCACAGGCCGATTACGCCGACGTCTCCGAACACTTGACGAACTATCACCGGGTCCGCGAGATCATCGAGGAGATCTGCGAGATCAATCGCGAACTATTACGCCGCCGCGAGGCGCTATAA